From a single Solenopsis invicta isolate M01_SB chromosome 6, UNIL_Sinv_3.0, whole genome shotgun sequence genomic region:
- the LOC105204126 gene encoding ADP-ribosylation factor-related protein 1, translated as MYTLLHGLYKYLMQKDEYFILILGLDNAGKTTYLEAAKTKFTKNYKGMNPSKITTTVGLNIGKIDIAGVSFNFWDLGGQEELQSLWDKYYAESHAVIYIVDSSDRDRIPDSKETFDKVISSEHLTGVPLLVLANKQDVPDCMGVREVKPIFNQSAHLIGRRDCMVMPVSALNGDGVDEGIHWLVDCVKRNSDIRPPRNQDDNSLS; from the exons ATGTACACGCTGCTGCACGGTCTGTATAAGTACCTGATGCAAAAGGACGAGTACTTTATACTAATCCTGGGGCTCGACAATGCGGGAAAGACG ACTTACCTGGAAGCGGCGAAGACAAAGTTCACAAAGAATTACAAGGGTATGAATCCGAGCAAGATCACGACCACCGTGGGTTTGAACATCGGCAAGATCGACATCGCCGGAGTGTCCTTTAACTTTTGGGATCTCGGCGGCCAGGAGGAACTTCAATCTCTATGGGATAAA TATTATGCAGAGTCTCACGCTGTGATTTACATCGTCGATTCTTCCGACCGTGATAGAATACCAGATTCCAAAGAAACTTTTG ataagGTGATATCATCTGAACATCTAACTGGTGTACCATTATTGGTACTGGCAAATAAGCAGGATGTACCTGACTGTATGGGTGTCAGAGAAGTAAAACCGATATTTAATCAAAGTGCACACTTAATTGGCAGAAGGGATTGCATGGTAATGCCTGTATCGGCTCTTAATGG ggATGGAGTAGACGAGGGCATACACTGGCTGGTGGATTGCGTCAAAAGAAACAGTGATATACGACCACCTCGCAATCAGGACGACAATTCCTTATCTTAG